CAGGCTGTTTGGAGATTTGGTTGTAAGCGATGCGGAAGTGCGTGAAATACCAAACTTTAATTCCAAATCCGAAACAGAAAATTTATCAGAGGAGGCAAAAGCTAAAAAAGCTCAAGATAAAACTGTCGTTGAAGGAATTGTGGAAGAAGTAATTGATAAAATATTAAAACAATATACAGTTAATTTGAATGTACGAACTGGAAGTAATGTTAAAATAAATATTCCAAATGTAAGTATTGTGCGAAATATAAAAGGAACAATAAAGGGTGCTTCTGAAGTTTCATATTCTGGTGGGGAAATTGGAATAGATGGACAATATGCGATTACAAGAGGTTCATTTTCTGTAAATGGAAATGACTTTAAAATAGATGGTGCTGAAATAAGATTTTTACCGTCTACCAATGGTTCATCCTCATCAATATCAGATCCATTTGTCATATTTGATGCAAGCACAGTGGTAAATGGAGATAGAATAGAAATAAATGTAACTGGAAATGTAAGTAAACCAGACATTAAATTTTCGTCTTCATCAGGAAAGACAAAAGAAGAAATTGTATCATTGCTTGCATTTAATACTGTAGTCGGAAATGGTGAAAGAAAACCAGGAACTACTGAGGAAAACTCGGCTGATGGAGTGGTAGTTGCAAGTTCTTTAGTCAATAGTGCATTAAATGAGTTGCTTTTTTCGTCAGTAACTGGTAAAATTAAAGACGTACTGGGAATATCAAAATTTGCTGTTTCAACGAATGTTAATCATTCAAATAAGACTGGGGAATACAGTGCAGCAACAACAGTTACAGTTCAGGATAATATCTACAAGGATAAATTATTCTGGAATGCTTCATTCAAATTTCCATATCAGACTTCAAAATCTGAGGAAAAAATTCCAATGGGATATAACGCATGGCTTAGCTATAATGTTACAAACGGATTAGATTTGCGGCTTGGAGGAGAGAGTATAAACAAAAGCAGAACAAGTGCAAGTTTAAGTAATGGAGCAAGAGTGAATTATTACTTCGGAATAGATTTTTCAACAAGAGGCAATACACTTGGAGATATTTTAAGAAAAATATTTAAGAAGAAAAAACTTGATACATTAAAAAAATAGGAGGAAAGATGTCAAAACTAAAAGTAAAAAACAAGGTTTATGCTTTGATTATTGCGGTAACATTATTCGTATCTGTAAATAATTTGTCGCAAGCTGAAGAAAAAAGAGGGATAATTGGAAAAGAATTAGCTGATAATACAAATAGTGCTACAGGAAATGAAGTGCAAAATGATGAAATATCAGACGTTAAAATCAGATATAGTCAAGAAGAAATTGACATGGCTAATCAATTATCAGATAAAGTGAAGAAAAAAAGAAAAAAAGAAAAGAAAAAGGAAACAGCAAGAAACAGAAGAAGAGGAAGAAATAACAATATTTTTGAAGCTCAGGAACAGGCAAGAGAAGATCTAAAAGTTGGAACAATTGAATTTTCTCAATTAAAGGAAATTTCGCCAGAACTTCTTATGTCTAAAATGCCTGTAAAATCAGGAGATAACTATTCAAATAAAACTTTGAGTGACATTTATCTGGCACTTAAGAGATTGGGATATGTATCAGAAGTTAATGTTATTCCTAAAATAAGAGGGAATAATGTAAATATAGAAGTTCAAGTTGCAGAAGTGGAAAATGCGGGAGCAGTTCTGCAAAAGCAGCAAATACAGGAAGAAATGCAAAAAGAAACAGAATATACAGTAGCAAATGTAGATATTGAAGGTACAAAGAAACGTAATAAAGAAGATTACTTAAAAGACTTGCCAATCAAGGCGGGAGATGTTTTCATACCTCAAAAAGCAATTGATGGAGCACAAAAAATATTTAAATCAGGATATTTCTCAACAGTTGAGCCAAAAATTGACAGAAAAGTTGACAATACTGTTTCAGTAGTTTACCAAGTTAAGGAAAATCCAGATATACAAAGTATAAATTTTGAAGGTAATACTCTTTACAAATCTGAAGAACTGGAAAAAGCATTGGGTATAAAAAGAGGAGAAATCTTAAATGGTAATTTATTAAATCCAGATGATAATGGAATTCTTAAATTATATGCCAAAAATGGATATTCCCTTGTAAGAATTGACTCAATAAATGTTTCAAATGAAGGAGATGTAAATATTGGATTAACAGAAGGGGTTGTTGATTCTATTGAATTTGAGAAAGCACCAGAGAAAAATGATAACGAAAGACAGTCATCAAGACGTTCTACTTTAAGAACAAAACCTTATGTGTTTGAAAGATATTTGGAATTAAAACCAGGACAAATTTTCCAAGAGAAAAATATAGAAAATACAGTAAAAGAACTTTATAGAACAGGTATGTTCACTAAGATAGTGCCATCTATTGAAGGAAAAGAAGATGATCCAAATGCAAGAGTTATAAAACTGCTTGTGGAAGAACGTCCAACTACTACAATTAATGGAAGTATTTCTTATGGGACTTCAGTTGGATTAGTAGGGGAACTTAAATTATCAGATTCAAACTTCTTAGGAAGAGGACAAGATGCATCGGCTACACTTTCAGCTTCAAATAAAGGGGACAAGACATTTGAACTTAGATGGTTTGAGCCTTGGTTGAAAGGAACAGAGCAGATTCAGTTTGGAGGATCATTCTACTGGACTCAATCTGTAGACGATAATGCTGATTCAGATGAAGTGGAAAAAGTTAAGAAAATTGGAACTCGTTGGACAATTGGTAAAGGACTGAGTAAGGATATTGGTGTAAGTTTCTCTGCAAGATACGATAATTATAAGGAATTGTTTGCAAATAAAAAAGTAAATGATAAATATAAATTATTCGCAATGGGGCCAACATTTACCCTTGATACAAGAGATAACAAGTTCAGTCCTACAAAAGGATTTTATGCAACAATGTCATATGAAAGAGGAGAACTTATAAAAGATCCTAGAAAATACGATCAGTTTGAAACAGATTTAAGAGCTTATCATCCGACTTTTTTTGGTGATAAGAATATAATGGCATATAGAGCGGCTTGGGGAACAACAGGAAGCGGAACTCCAGAAGCCTTGAGATTCAGTATTGGTGGAGCGGAATCAGTTCGTGGATATGAATATAGTGCATTTGATGGATTTGATAAATTCCATGCGACTATTGAAAATAGAACAAAAATTAATGACACATTACAGTTAGTGGCATTCTTTGATATAGGAAACGCTTGGCAAAATGAGTCAAGAGATCCTCGTACTGGTAAAAAAATCTACAAGCCAAACAGAAAAGATGCTCATGACTTCAAAGATCTTAAGAAAGGTTACGGAATCGGGGTAAGATTGAATACACCAATTGGGCCGTTAAGATTTGACTATGGTTGGCCAATGGATCCTGAGAAAAAAGGTGAGAAAAAAGATAAAGGTAAATTCTACTTTAGCTTTGGACAATCATTCTAGTTTTTTTAGACTAATTAAAATATAAATTAAATAATTATAGGGGGTGATTAATTTCATCCCTATAATTTTATAAAAAATAAAGAAGGAGAGATCCAAAATGTATGATATTAAAGAAATTGCAAAATTAATAAATGGAGAAATCAGAGGAAACGATGAATTGAGTTTTACAAGACTTGCTCCGTTTTTTCATTCAACTGAGAAGGAATTAACTTTTGCTGCAGATGAGAAAATGTTGAAAAATATGGATAAATGTAATGCAGGTGCTGTAATTGTGCCTGATTTGCCAAATTTGCCTGCAAATAAAACTTTTATTATTGTAAAGGGCAATCCAAGGGAATTAATGCCGATACTATTAAATTATTTCAAGCCAAAATTACAGCCATTTGAAAATCAGATGGAAAATTCTGCACAAATTGACAAGACTGCAAATGTGTCAAAAATAAACACTTACATTGGGCATAATGTAAAAATTGGTAAAAATACCATTATTTATCCAAATGTGTCAATTTTTGAAGGGACTGAAATTGGGGATGACTGCATAATTTATTCAAATGTTACAATACGTGAATTTTCCAAAGTTGGAAGAGGTACGATTTTGCAGCCGGGAGCTGTGATAGGCTCTGATGGGTTTGGATTTGTAAAAATTAATGGAAACAATGTGAAAATTGAGCAAATTGGGCATGTAATCTTGGGAGAAGAAGTTGAAATTGGAGCAAATTCCTGTGTTGATAGAGGTGCGATTGGAGATACAATTATTAAGAAAGGCACAAAAATTGATAATCTTGTCCACATTGCCCATAATGACATTATTGGTGAAAATTGTCTGATTGTAGCTCAAACTGGTATTTCTGGAAGTGTGGAAGTGGGAGACAATTCAACTCTTGCAGGACAAGTTGGAGTGGCAGGACACCTTAGAATTGGAAACAATGTAGTAA
The nucleotide sequence above comes from Leptotrichia trevisanii DSM 22070. Encoded proteins:
- a CDS encoding BamA/OMP85 family outer membrane protein, whose protein sequence is MSKLKVKNKVYALIIAVTLFVSVNNLSQAEEKRGIIGKELADNTNSATGNEVQNDEISDVKIRYSQEEIDMANQLSDKVKKKRKKEKKKETARNRRRGRNNNIFEAQEQAREDLKVGTIEFSQLKEISPELLMSKMPVKSGDNYSNKTLSDIYLALKRLGYVSEVNVIPKIRGNNVNIEVQVAEVENAGAVLQKQQIQEEMQKETEYTVANVDIEGTKKRNKEDYLKDLPIKAGDVFIPQKAIDGAQKIFKSGYFSTVEPKIDRKVDNTVSVVYQVKENPDIQSINFEGNTLYKSEELEKALGIKRGEILNGNLLNPDDNGILKLYAKNGYSLVRIDSINVSNEGDVNIGLTEGVVDSIEFEKAPEKNDNERQSSRRSTLRTKPYVFERYLELKPGQIFQEKNIENTVKELYRTGMFTKIVPSIEGKEDDPNARVIKLLVEERPTTTINGSISYGTSVGLVGELKLSDSNFLGRGQDASATLSASNKGDKTFELRWFEPWLKGTEQIQFGGSFYWTQSVDDNADSDEVEKVKKIGTRWTIGKGLSKDIGVSFSARYDNYKELFANKKVNDKYKLFAMGPTFTLDTRDNKFSPTKGFYATMSYERGELIKDPRKYDQFETDLRAYHPTFFGDKNIMAYRAAWGTTGSGTPEALRFSIGGAESVRGYEYSAFDGFDKFHATIENRTKINDTLQLVAFFDIGNAWQNESRDPRTGKKIYKPNRKDAHDFKDLKKGYGIGVRLNTPIGPLRFDYGWPMDPEKKGEKKDKGKFYFSFGQSF
- the lpxD gene encoding UDP-3-O-(3-hydroxymyristoyl)glucosamine N-acyltransferase encodes the protein MYDIKEIAKLINGEIRGNDELSFTRLAPFFHSTEKELTFAADEKMLKNMDKCNAGAVIVPDLPNLPANKTFIIVKGNPRELMPILLNYFKPKLQPFENQMENSAQIDKTANVSKINTYIGHNVKIGKNTIIYPNVSIFEGTEIGDDCIIYSNVTIREFSKVGRGTILQPGAVIGSDGFGFVKINGNNVKIEQIGHVILGEEVEIGANSCVDRGAIGDTIIKKGTKIDNLVHIAHNDIIGENCLIVAQTGISGSVEVGDNSTLAGQVGVAGHLRIGNNVVIAAKSGVTNDVPDGKQMSGYPLREHMEDLRVKMAMGKVPELVKRVKKLEKELKK